The Cronobacter sakazakii genome has a window encoding:
- a CDS encoding YcbJ family phosphotransferase, whose amino-acid sequence MEQLRAELSHLLGEKLSRLECISEKADTALWSLYDSHGNPLPLLARSFTSPGLAQQQAGKMSILARYGTVRMPVVYGVMTHEEHPGPDVLLMERLRGVPVEAPARTPQRWEQLQDQIIEALLSWHRVDSHGCVGSVDSTQENLWPHWYRQRVEVLWSTLNQYQNTGLTMQDKRMLFRTRECLDAMFAGFNDNCVLIHGNFNLRSMLKDARSDQLLAMVNPGVVLWAPREYELFRLFDTPMAESLFWRYLQRAPVAESFLWRRWLYVLWDEVAQLLQTGKMNRAAFSKASESLLPWVA is encoded by the coding sequence ATGGAGCAACTGCGTGCAGAACTCAGTCACCTGTTAGGTGAAAAACTCAGCCGGCTTGAATGCATTAGCGAGAAAGCAGACACCGCGCTCTGGTCGCTTTACGACAGCCACGGCAACCCGCTGCCGTTGCTGGCGCGGAGTTTTACCTCGCCGGGGCTGGCGCAGCAGCAGGCCGGGAAAATGTCGATTCTCGCGCGTTACGGCACGGTGCGCATGCCCGTGGTGTATGGCGTAATGACGCATGAGGAGCATCCGGGGCCGGACGTGCTGCTGATGGAGCGCCTGCGCGGCGTACCGGTGGAAGCACCGGCGCGCACGCCGCAGCGCTGGGAGCAGCTTCAGGATCAGATTATTGAGGCACTGCTGAGCTGGCACCGCGTTGACAGCCACGGCTGCGTGGGCAGCGTCGACAGTACCCAGGAGAATCTCTGGCCGCACTGGTATCGCCAGCGCGTTGAAGTGCTCTGGAGTACGCTCAATCAATATCAGAATACCGGGCTGACGATGCAGGATAAGCGGATGCTGTTTCGCACCCGTGAATGTCTGGACGCGATGTTCGCCGGGTTCAACGACAATTGCGTGCTGATCCACGGCAATTTTAACCTGCGCAGTATGCTCAAAGATGCGCGTAGCGATCAGCTTCTGGCAATGGTGAATCCGGGCGTGGTGCTCTGGGCGCCGCGCGAATATGAGCTTTTTCGCCTGTTCGACACGCCGATGGCTGAAAGCCTTTTCTGGCGCTATCTCCAGCGCGCGCCAGTGGCGGAATCGTTCCTCTGGCGCCGCTGGCTTTATGTCCTGTGGGATGAAGTGGCGCAGTTACTGCAAACCGGAAAAATGAACCGCGCCGCGTTCAGTAAGGCGTCGGAATCACTTCTGCCCTGGGTCGCCTGA